AGCCGGAAAATAGGATCGGGCTTTCGTAATCAGCTCTGGCGGCGGGTCCTCAATCAACGGCTCAAGCGCAGTACGACATGCTGCATTTATCTTTAAATATTTGCAAACAGCATCGGTCATCTTTTCAGCCATCAGTCGGAAAGTTGTTAGTTTACCGCCAACAATGCTGAAAAAACCGCTAAGCCCATCATTACTATGGTCAAGGATAACAAAATTACGTGAGGCGCCCCGTCCTGTAGCATTAGGGTCGGCGCTATACAGCGGACGTGTCCCGGTAAAGGCCCGCAAAATGCGATAGTCTTTTAAATCATCAAACAAAGCCTCGCCAATATCCAGCATCTTCAGAACTTCTTCAGTTGATGGTACTGTATCGTCCGGTTGTTCGGCTGGTGAGGAAGTCGTACCTAATATAGTTATCGAACCATGCGGCACAAAAATGTCTCCATCCCCGGCCGGTCGCAGCCGGTTTATTACCCGACTTGTAATTCGATGATTAAAAGCTACCAGCGTTCCTCGATCAGGCTGAACATGTACGTTGATTCCAGCGAGGGCTGCTATCTTTCCGGCCCATGAACCGGCTGCACTTACAATACTGTCGCACTCAATATTCTCTGTCTCGCCTGTTAACACGTTACGGATTTTCACCCCGCTTATTTTGCCATTGCTGTGCTCTATACCAAGCACTTCGCAATAGGTTTTAATCCGTCCGCCGTATTTTTGCGCCGAAGCCGCATTCTGCCATACAAGCCTGAAACCGTCAATGGCTGCATCAGGTACACGATATATAGCTTTTATTCTTGAGCTTAAATTTGGTTCAAGCCGCAATGCTTCACTC
This Veillonellaceae bacterium DNA region includes the following protein-coding sequences:
- the glpA gene encoding anaerobic glycerol-3-phosphate dehydrogenase subunit A, encoding MEKASVVVIGGGVTGIGILRDLCMRGVDALLIEQRDLAHGTSSRFHGLLHSGGRYAVKDAEAAKECIEENSILRRIGKHCVEATEGFFVRTVDDDAQFERKWVAACHKVGIPAAEVSPSEALRLEPNLSSRIKAIYRVPDAAIDGFRLVWQNAASAQKYGGRIKTYCEVLGIEHSNGKISGVKIRNVLTGETENIECDSIVSAAGSWAGKIAALAGINVHVQPDRGTLVAFNHRITSRVINRLRPAGDGDIFVPHGSITILGTTSSPAEQPDDTVPSTEEVLKMLDIGEALFDDLKDYRILRAFTGTRPLYSADPNATGRGASRNFVILDHSNDGLSGFFSIVGGKLTTFRLMAEKMTDAVCKYLKINAACRTALEPLIEDPPPELITKARSYFPAYGTNLAASRLGTSGLERVVKRMQDHPETRQLLCECENVTIAEMIEAASDSFTYSLSDVRRKTRIGMGTCQSAFCTYRSVGEASELGFAQDSTTLFKEILEERWKGIRPVLWGNAIREAELMRGIYGGSLNIQ